In Paracholeplasma morum, a genomic segment contains:
- a CDS encoding P-II family nitrogen regulator, translated as MKLMVFILNKTEKLDRLLKELANEHLTGATVFNSSGMAQALSGSNDETLSNIFGSIRNLLKDNKKENKTIMMVTKEENIKRIEEIIEEVVGSIDEPNTGILFTLPIDYIRGFKTK; from the coding sequence TTGAAACTAATGGTTTTTATTTTAAATAAAACTGAAAAACTAGATAGATTATTAAAGGAACTTGCGAACGAACATTTAACAGGGGCAACTGTGTTTAATAGTTCAGGAATGGCTCAAGCTTTATCTGGTTCGAATGATGAGACTTTATCAAACATATTTGGCTCTATTCGTAACCTGCTTAAAGATAACAAGAAAGAAAATAAAACAATTATGATGGTTACTAAAGAAGAGAACATCAAACGTATTGAAGAAATCATTGAGGAAGTGGTTGGTAGCATTGATGAACCAAATACAGGTATTTTATTTACACTTCCGATTGATTATATAAGAGGATTTAAAACAAAATGA
- a CDS encoding cation:proton antiporter: MILFYMSIILITGLLFGKIAKKLKLPNVTGYLLGGLLIGPLLTMAGIHLIPEAAYEELHIISQIALGFIAFTIGTEFQLSYFKRVGKLPIVIATLESFFAIIIVFVLLISFGFDMRFSLVLSAIAAATAPAATIMVIKQYKAKGEVTENLLSVVAIDDATAIVFFGLFVAIAKTIGSTSNISVTWMILKPFVEIIASLGLGAIAGILLSFGVKWFTGRGNRISLLLALLFLVASAAEIVKQSSPDFELSTLLACMMMGAFFTNLANEEVLDTVLYLTDRVTPPIFIMFFVLSGAELKFDVLLTVGGIGVIYIVGRVIGKLIGAYLGAELANGSPKVKKYLGFGLIPQAGVAIGLSIVASSVVPQYAQQISAVVLSATFVYEMVGPLITKKALTAAGEITPELAKQKMSH; the protein is encoded by the coding sequence ATGATTTTATTTTACATGTCAATCATCCTAATAACAGGGTTGTTATTTGGGAAAATTGCTAAGAAGCTAAAACTACCTAACGTAACAGGGTATTTATTAGGTGGTCTTTTAATTGGGCCGTTATTAACAATGGCAGGCATTCATTTGATTCCTGAGGCAGCATATGAAGAACTACATATTATTTCTCAAATCGCTTTAGGATTTATTGCATTTACAATCGGTACGGAATTTCAACTTTCTTACTTCAAGAGGGTCGGTAAGCTTCCAATTGTAATCGCAACTCTCGAATCGTTTTTCGCGATTATCATCGTATTTGTGTTATTGATTTCTTTTGGTTTTGATATGAGGTTCTCACTTGTGTTGTCAGCGATTGCTGCAGCCACTGCACCAGCCGCAACCATTATGGTTATTAAACAATATAAAGCTAAAGGTGAAGTGACTGAAAACCTATTGAGCGTTGTTGCAATTGATGATGCAACAGCAATTGTATTCTTCGGGTTATTCGTAGCAATTGCAAAAACAATTGGATCCACATCAAATATATCTGTTACTTGGATGATCCTTAAGCCATTTGTTGAGATTATTGCAAGCCTTGGATTAGGGGCTATTGCAGGTATCCTACTCTCCTTTGGTGTTAAATGGTTTACAGGTAGAGGAAACCGTATTTCACTCTTACTAGCACTTTTATTCTTGGTCGCATCAGCTGCTGAGATTGTAAAGCAATCAAGCCCTGATTTTGAGTTATCTACACTACTTGCTTGTATGATGATGGGGGCATTCTTCACGAACCTTGCAAATGAAGAAGTCTTAGATACGGTCTTATACTTAACGGATCGTGTTACCCCACCAATATTCATTATGTTCTTTGTATTAAGTGGTGCTGAACTTAAGTTTGATGTCTTATTAACCGTTGGCGGAATTGGTGTAATTTACATTGTAGGTCGTGTGATTGGTAAGCTAATAGGTGCGTACTTAGGGGCAGAACTTGCCAATGGGTCTCCAAAAGTTAAGAAGTACTTAGGTTTTGGGTTAATCCCACAAGCCGGGGTTGCGATTGGGTTATCCATCGTCGCATCCAGTGTCGTACCTCAATATGCACAACAAATTTCTGCAGTCGTTTTATCTGCAACCTTCGTGTATGAAATGGTCGGTCCACTCATCACTAAGAAAGCTTTAACAGCCGCTGGAGAAATTACTCCTGAATTAGCCAAACAAAAAATGTCTCATTAA
- the leuS gene encoding leucine--tRNA ligase: MEYNFSAIEKKWQTYWSERKTFKTENDQIKPTYYVLNMFPYPSAQGLHVGHIESYTATDIMSRFKRMQGYNVMHPMGWDAFGLPAEQYALQTGNDPREFTYKNIGNFKRQVHEAGIGIDWDREFATSDSEYYKWTQWIFTKLFEHGLAERKDVEVNWCEGLGTVLANDEIEISDGIMVSERGHYPVTKKAMKQWVLKITKYADRLLEDLNLLDWPDHIKEMQKNWIGKSTGAKITFKVAHSDHSFDIFTTRPDTLYGATYAVLAPEHPLVLEIASQDELEEVKRYIEITKQKTDLDRGDLNKDKSGVFTGAFAINPINGKKVPIWIADYVLASYGTGAVMAVPAHDERDYEFALKHGLDIIKVIEHDEPGCFTGDGFHINSDIINGLMNDDAKEVIVKHLESLGAGKKEITYRLRDWVFSRQRYWGEPFPVLFDEDDNVITLSEEELPLELPKMTNIKPSGTGESPLANLYEWINIEKDQKRYRRESNTMPQLAGSSWYYIGYVLKTLVGFIPLNTEEAKKELDKWLPVDLYIGGAEHAVGHLLYSRFWHKFLYDLGLVSSKEPFLKLINQGMILGSDNQKMSKSKGNVVNPDEVISVYGADTLRLYEMFMGPLEADKPWNTEAIDGAKRFLDRVWRMYYLPIEDEVPALDFVYNQTVKKVTEDYEKQAFNTGISQMMIFVNDVYRQKVFSKAQAIGFLKLLNPIAPHITEELYQTVFNKKDTIAYQEWPTVDESKLVLDEIEVVIQVNGKLRDRISVKPNEDETLVKKLALEAPNVVKFTEGLAIVKVIYIQNKIVNIVVKG, translated from the coding sequence ATGGAATATAACTTTAGCGCCATAGAAAAGAAATGGCAAACTTACTGGTCAGAACGTAAGACTTTTAAAACTGAAAATGACCAAATCAAACCAACTTATTATGTATTAAACATGTTTCCTTATCCATCGGCTCAAGGATTACACGTTGGACACATAGAATCTTATACAGCGACCGATATTATGAGTCGTTTTAAACGTATGCAAGGCTATAATGTGATGCATCCAATGGGATGGGACGCATTTGGACTACCTGCTGAGCAATACGCCCTACAAACCGGGAATGACCCACGAGAGTTCACCTATAAGAACATTGGAAACTTCAAAAGACAAGTTCATGAAGCCGGAATCGGTATTGACTGGGACAGAGAGTTCGCAACCTCTGACAGTGAGTACTACAAGTGGACTCAATGGATTTTCACAAAACTATTTGAACATGGATTAGCTGAAAGAAAAGACGTTGAAGTTAACTGGTGTGAAGGCTTAGGAACCGTTTTAGCCAATGATGAAATCGAAATTAGCGATGGCATTATGGTATCTGAAAGAGGGCACTACCCAGTTACTAAAAAAGCCATGAAACAATGGGTTTTAAAGATTACTAAATATGCAGACCGCTTATTAGAGGACTTAAACTTACTAGACTGGCCAGATCACATCAAGGAAATGCAAAAAAACTGGATTGGTAAGTCAACCGGAGCTAAGATTACTTTCAAGGTTGCACACAGTGATCATAGCTTTGATATCTTTACTACTAGACCTGATACCTTATATGGGGCAACCTATGCGGTATTAGCACCAGAACACCCATTAGTATTAGAAATTGCTTCTCAAGATGAACTAGAAGAAGTTAAAAGATACATTGAAATTACCAAACAAAAAACAGACCTTGATCGTGGAGATTTAAACAAAGATAAATCCGGTGTATTCACTGGGGCATTTGCGATTAACCCAATCAACGGTAAAAAAGTACCAATTTGGATTGCTGACTATGTACTAGCATCCTATGGCACTGGCGCAGTTATGGCTGTACCAGCTCATGATGAAAGAGACTATGAGTTCGCATTAAAACATGGACTAGATATCATTAAAGTCATCGAACATGACGAACCTGGTTGTTTTACTGGTGATGGTTTCCACATCAACAGTGACATCATCAACGGATTGATGAATGACGATGCAAAAGAAGTCATCGTTAAACACCTTGAATCCTTAGGCGCAGGCAAGAAAGAAATCACTTATAGATTAAGAGACTGGGTATTCTCACGACAACGTTATTGGGGTGAACCATTCCCAGTCCTATTTGATGAAGACGATAACGTCATCACATTAAGTGAAGAAGAGCTACCGCTTGAATTACCAAAGATGACCAACATCAAACCTAGCGGAACCGGTGAATCTCCACTAGCCAATCTATATGAATGGATTAACATTGAAAAAGATCAAAAACGTTACCGTAGAGAATCCAATACCATGCCTCAACTTGCAGGTTCTAGCTGGTACTATATTGGTTACGTATTAAAGACATTAGTTGGATTCATTCCACTTAACACGGAAGAAGCTAAAAAAGAGTTGGACAAATGGCTACCAGTTGACTTATACATCGGTGGTGCAGAACATGCTGTCGGACATCTACTTTACTCAAGATTCTGGCATAAGTTCCTTTACGATTTAGGACTAGTTAGTTCAAAAGAACCATTCTTAAAGTTAATTAACCAAGGTATGATTCTAGGCTCTGATAACCAAAAGATGAGCAAATCCAAAGGGAACGTCGTAAATCCTGATGAAGTTATTTCAGTTTATGGGGCAGATACCCTAAGACTTTATGAAATGTTCATGGGCCCACTTGAAGCCGATAAACCTTGGAATACCGAAGCGATTGATGGTGCAAAACGTTTCTTAGATAGAGTATGGAGAATGTATTACTTACCAATCGAAGATGAGGTTCCAGCCCTAGATTTTGTTTATAACCAAACCGTGAAAAAAGTCACTGAAGACTACGAAAAACAAGCCTTTAATACAGGCATCTCTCAAATGATGATTTTCGTTAACGATGTCTACAGACAAAAAGTATTCTCGAAAGCACAGGCCATTGGGTTCTTAAAACTACTTAATCCAATTGCTCCACACATTACAGAAGAACTATATCAAACTGTATTCAATAAGAAAGACACCATTGCCTACCAAGAATGGCCAACTGTGGATGAGTCTAAAT